The Sphingobacterium lactis sequence AATAAGGAATTTTATCCTTTTAGCAGGATAAATAATCCCGCAAAGACCGTTGGAAAGAGGAAATTAGCCTGCCATTTTCTTATATTTGGCTATATCCATTTTATACACTTTTTACGATTTATAATGAAGAAGATCTTAGCCTTATCCCTCCTGCTGTTGTTTGTAACATTGGGCATGGCCCAAAAGAAGGAACAGTGGTTGGAAGATGACCGGTTTGGCATGTTCATCCATTGGGGCCTCTACAGTGCGACGGAAGGAATCTGGAAAGGTGAGCGCCTGCGTCACCCGAACAACTATGCGGAGTGGATCCGCTATCGGAACCGCATTGGCGAAGCGGAATACGGCGAATTGGCGAAGCGTTTCGATTGGGAGCGCATCAATCCGGAAGAATGGGTGTTGCTGGCCAAGAAAGCGGGCATGAAATACATCATCATCACGTCCAAGCACCATGATGGTGTTGCGCTTTGGGATACCAAGGTGGGCACCTACTCGCTGCCGAAACTGAGCGGCACGAATCGCGATGTCATTAAGGAAATTGCCGAGGCTTGCAAAAAGCACGATATAAAATTATGTTTCTATTATTCCCATTGGATCGACTGGCAGCATCCCTATGGATGGAGCCATAACCAAGAAGTAACCGGACGGGTTAGCGATGCACAATATGACCAATATTGGCAAGAGAAAGTCATTCCGCAGGTCCGAGAACTGTTGACCAATTACGGAGATATTGCCATGATGTGGTTCGACATGTGGATTCCCTATCAGCAGAGTATCATCAAGAAGGAACAGTTGGATCAATTGGCCAATATGATCCATGAATTACAACCCAACTGTTTGATCAACTCCCGTCTGGGCTTACCTATCCAGAACGAACATGTTGATTTTGAAACCTTGGGGGACAACCAATTTGGTGCAGCCTATACCGACTATGTCTGGGAAACACCGGGTACCATTGCCCATTCCTGGGGATACAATGCATTGGAGAACGAATGGAAGTCAACAAACCAACTTTTCCAGTCCCTAATCAATAACGTAAGTCTGAATGGTTCCTACACCTTGAATATCGGTCCCCGCGCCGATGGGACGGTTCCTTACGAAGGTGTACAACGTTTGGAGGAAATGGGAAAATGGCTGAAAACCTATGGGGAAGCGGTCTATGAGAACAATGGCCTACCGATTCGTTTCTCCCAGCACGATTGGGGGAAGATGACCCTGAATAAGAAAGATGGCGCAGTTTACCTCCATGTTTATAACTGGCCCTTGGATAAAACATTGCGGGTTACCGGTCTGGCCAGCAAACCGAAAAAGATTGAGGTCCTGACGCCTGCAGGGAAACAAGAAGTGAAGTTTGAACAACATGGCCCCATCTTGCATGTGCATGTGCCTACAGAACAGCCGGATCCCTATGTTTCCGTACTGAAGGTCACATTTCCGGAGCTGAAGCTCGATTCGGAGACCGTTGCAGAATCCTCATTCGGTGGATTTGCCCTCAACGCAAAAAATAATTTATCAAAGAACCTGGTCTTTAAGGCTTTTGACGGCACCAAACCAGACCATTTTGAATTGAAATCTACCGACCGCCCCCAATGGAAAGTTTTCATTCCAGAAGCAGGCACGTATACCATAGCGACTTCCATGCACAATGGGACTGGAAAAACAGTTGCCATCGACCTGATCATTGATGGAAAGACTTACGCGGCTCAAGTAGCGCCAAATGGTAAAGTAACGGTGGAACCCAATGAAAATTGGTATGTGGAGGAATTCTTGGATGTTCCCATGGGGTCATTCGAAGTTGAGCAACCCAAATCCCTAAATGTGGAGTTCCGGAGTTCAGCACCGATCCTATTTAACCGAATCTGGTTGGAGAAGAAATAAAAAGAAATGGGCGACACATGAAGTGTCGCCCATTTCTTTTATAGCGAGGAAAGTTCCTTCGAGCAGACGACTAGATCGCTGCAGTCTTTTCTTTTAACCAAGCTTGCTCCTCAGCAGATAGACTCGGAGAAAGTTTTTCAAATACCCAAGCATTGTAGTCGTTCAACCAGTTGATATGCTTTTCTTCCAATAGGGATTTATCCACCAAGTCTGTAGCGATATAACAAATGGTCAAAGTCTCAAAATCCATGAACTCGCCAAATTGGTTGCTGTCGATAACCTTGGAAAGCACCAGATTCTCGATACGGATTCCGTATTCCCCTTCGCGGTACAAGCCAGGCTCAATGGAAGATATCATTCCCGGTTCAACAGGTATATCCACGGCAGCCATATTGAAGACCTGTGGTCCTTCGTGCACATTCAGGAAGAAGCCTACCCCGTGGCCCGTACCATGGCCATAGTTGCGCAAGGTTTCCCAGATCGGACGACGCGTAATGGCATCGATCGAATATCCTTTTGTGCCTTTCGGGAAAATCGCCTGCGATCCTTCGATCGTTCCTTTTAACACAATCGTGTAATCCTGACGTTCTGCATCCGTAATGTTACCTAAGGACACCACACGTGTAATATCGGTGGTTCCATCCTTGTACTGGCCACCTGAGTCAACAAGCAATAAGCCTTCCTGCAGCAGGGTGGAATTGCTGTCGTCCGTTGCTTTGTAGTGTGGAAGTGCACCATGCTCCTTATACCCCGCAATGGTATCAAAGGAAATATCAACAAACCCTTCGGATGCCGCACGGATACCCTGCAATTTCTCCGCAATGGAGATTTCGCTCAGTTCACCGGTTTTGACATTTTCCTCCAACCATTTGAAGAATTTCGTCAATGCAACACCATCCTTAACCATGGCATTCCGTGTATGGGCAACTTCAACTTCATTTTTCATGGATTTGAACCAAGTCGATGGGTTCATATCCTCTACGATATCCACATTGGCTGGTACCGCATCATAGATGGCAAAACAGGTGCGCTTCGGATCCAAAAGAATGCGGTTCGCTGAAATCGTCTGTACGACCTCGAATGCTTTCTCGTAATCCGCAACCTCTACTCCAGATTGTTTCAGGGAAGCCACATCGGCCTCTGCTAATTTTCCAGATTGAATATATAGGGTGTTCTTATCCGTTGTAATCAATAGAAATCCCAATACTACAGGATTGCAATGCACATCATTTCCACGGATATTCAAGATCCATGCAAGATCGTCCAAGGAGGATACAAAGTGTGCTTCGACACGTTTGTCCTGCATCTGTGTTTTTATACGTTTGATTTTATCAGCGGTGGATTCACCTGTAGTTTCCACGCCGATCAGGTATGCCGGTTCTGTTGGTAATGCCGGGCGACCTTCCCAGATCGGGTCCAGAAGGTCAAGATGGCCATCGACCTGGATGCCCAACGGCTCCAACTCCTGCTGTACGGTTTGCGCTACGGCAACAGCGGCCAAATTACCGTCAAAAGCCACAGTATTTCCTTTTTCCAACTTCTTGCCAAGCCAGGTTACATATTCTGCTTTCCCCTGCACTTGTAGCTTAACCAATTCAAATCCTGATCCCGCCAACTGCTCATTGGCTTGCACAAAATACCGTGCATCGGTCCAAAGACCGGCAAAATCTTCTGTTATTACCAAAGTTCCCGCGGAACCGGTAAAGCCAGAGGTCCATTTGATACATTTGTAGCGGTCCGGAAGGTATTCACTGATGTGTGGATCGGAGGAAGGAATAATATAGGCGTCTACACCCTTTTCTTTCATCAACTGACGGATGGAAGCTAGTTTTTCGATGTAATTCATTATGTTATTTTTAATAATCTCCGCAAGTTATGAAATTCTCTTAACTAAAGTAATTCCTTACTCATAGATTTGAAATTTTACAATTTATATGTACTACTTGTCCAGTAGATTACGATATTTGCTATCTATGAGAAGATTTTTTTCATTTTTTTATTTCGTTGCGTTCATCAGCCTAACCAGCATTGAAACTACAGTTGCGCAAGAAGTAAAATCAAAAGTAGAAACAGCATTTGCTACATTCAGCAAACACCCTTCTATTCAGCATGGTACAGCATCGTTGACGGTTTTGAACTCCAAGACCGGTGAGGTGGTATATGCCAAAAATGATTTGCAAGGTCTTGCTACCGCATCGACTTTGAAAGTAATCACGTCCATTACGGCGCTGGATCTTTTGGGTTCGGATTTCCAATTTGAGACCAAACTGGATTATACCGGACAGATTGACTCCTTAGGCACCCTACACGGCAATTTAATTGTTTCCGGATTTGGCGACCCTACCTTGGGGAGCGACCGCTATGCGGAGACCAAAGCCGACGTCATCCTTGCCAAATGGGTAGCTGCTATCAAAAATTTGGGAATCAAGGAAATAAAGGGTATGTTGATCGCGGATGACAAGCTGTACAACGGCTATGATGTCCCGAATACCTGGATGTGGGGCGATATAGGGAATTACTACGGTGCGGGAATTAGTTCCCTGAACTGGAAAGAGAATAAAACGGGAATTAATTTCATCGTTGGCAGACCTGGTCAGGCCGCTCGGATGCAACCGACGGAGCAACTGCCTTTCTATACCCTCATTAACGAGGTGAAAACGGGTGCTGCCGGTTCCGGAGATAAAGTGTACGGCTATTCGGGTCCTTATGCTAAAAAAGTAGTCCTCCGTGGTACTTATGGCAGTGATCTAAAGAAGACCATTGAAATATCGGTGCCCGATCCGGCGTTACATTTAGGGTATGACCTGATGAAAGCCCTGGCGCAGGATTCCATTGTACTGACGGATTCTGTGACAACGGCGAAACGGTTGATGAATATCGATTCGCTCGTCCTGATGGAGGGACAGCGCGTCAATATCGTTTCCCATAAATCGCCACGCTTAGCGGAAGTTGTACATTGGTTCAATCAGAAGAGTATCAACCTGTATGGTGAGGCACTATTGAAATTAATCGGTGGTATTTCTGCCAACAATTTCGATACGGAGGAATCCGCAGAGTTGATCAGCAAATATTGGCAGAATAAATTAACTATTCCGCCAAGTGCCATCCATACTTTCGATGGATCCGGTTTGTCTCCACAGAATAGGGTGACAACCGCCGCGATGGGAAAGATCATGCATTATGCAAAATCACGTCCTTGGTTTGCTGATTTTTACAAATCATTGCCAACGATCAATAAGACGTCCATGAAGAGCGGAACAATTGGTGGTGTCCTTGGCTATACCGGCTATCAAAAAGCAGCCGATGGGCAGGAATACACCTTTTCGCTATTGGTCAATAATTACCACGGTCCGGCGTCACAGATGCGCCAGCGCATGTTTAGATTATTAGATGTATTAAAATAGGATATCGCAAGGCGATACCCACAAAAGAAAGAAGTAAAAACCAATATAGTAATGAGTAACATCAACAGAAAAAAAGACGCTTTAAACTATCATGCGATGGGGCGTCCAGGAAAGATTGCTGTCGTTCCTACAAAACCACACAGCTCGCAAAGGGACCTATCTCTAGCGTATTCACCAGGTGTGGCAGAACCTTGTCTGGCCATTGCAGAGAATAACGAAGATGCATATAAATATACGGCAAAAGGGAACCTGGTTGCTGTAATTTCCAACGGTACTGCGGTATTGGGATTGGGAGATATCGGCGCACAGGCCGGAAAGCCGGTAATGGAAGGTAAAGGCCTTTTGTTCAAGATCTTTGCCGACATCGATGTATTCGACATCGAATTAGACACCAAAAATGTTGATGACTTCGTAAAAATCGTGAAGGCTTTAGAGCCTACTTTTGGGGGTGTAAACTTGGAAGATATCAAGGCTCCTGAATGTTTTGAAATTGAACGTCGCCTAAAGGCAGAGATGAATATCCCTGTTATGCACGATGATCAGCATGGTACAGCGATTATTTCTGGTGCCGCTTTGATCAACGCATGTGAATTGCAGGGCAAGAACATTGCAGAGGTGAAAATCGTCGTGAATGGTGCTGGTGCAGCTGCCATTTCCTGTACGGCCATGTATGTGGCTGTCGGTGCGCGTAAGGAAAATATCGTGATGTTGGACTCCAAAGGTGTTATTCGCCAGGACAGAGACACATTAGACCCGACGAAAGCAGAATGGGCAACGGACAGAGATATCCATACGTTGGCCGATGCGGTTAAAGACAGTGATGTTTTCATCGGACTTTCTGCAGCAGATGTATTGACTCCAGAAATGTTGAAAACCATGGCACCTAAACCGATCGTTTTGGCTATGGCGAACCCGAACCCAGAAATTGCCTACGAACTTGCTGTGGAAACACGCGATGATATCATCATGGGTACAGGTCGTTCCGACTTCCCGAACCAAGTGAATAACGTATTGGGATTCCCTTACATTTTCCGTGGTGCTTTGGACGTACGTTCAACGGCGATCAATGAAGAGATGAAGATTGCAGCGGTAAAAGCAATCGCTGAATTGGCTAAGCAACCGGTTCCTGAGGAAGTGAACATTGCTTACAATACCAACAACCTACGCTTCGGTGTAGATTACGTGATTCCTAAACCTACCGATCCACGCTTGATCACAGAGGTTTCTGTGGCCGTTGCGAAAGCAGCTATTGCTTCCGGTGTAGCACGTATCGTGATCGAAGATTGGGATGCTTACCGTGATGAATTGCGCAAGCGCTTAGGTAAGGATGACCGTTTAATCCGTACCATCACTGCGAAAGCAAAATCAAACCCTAAACGCGTTGTTTTTGCGGAAGCTGATAACTATAAAACCCTTCGTGCGGCGCAGATCGTGAAAGAAGAAGGTATTGCATTCCCGATCCTTTTGGGTAACCAAGATAAGATCAATGGTTTGATCCAAGAGTACGGTTTCGAATTGGATGGTGTGGAAATCATCGACCCACAAAATGAAATCAAAACAGATCGTTTCGCTAAATATGCGGATCACTTATATCAAAAGAGAGCACGCCGTGGCGTTAACAAATTAGACTCCCGTAAATTGATGACCAACCGCAACTACTTTGCGGCGAGCATGGTGGAGTTTGGTGATGCCGATACCTTGATTTCCGGCTTGACACGCAATTATGCTTCTACCATCCGTCCTGCACTACAGGTGATCGGTGCAAAACCGGGCAGCCGTGTGGCAGGGATGTACATCATGTTGACTTCGCAAGGACCTTTGTTCTTCGGTGATACAACGGTAAATGCAAACCCAACGGCGCAGGAATTAGCAGACATCTCCGTTCTTTTGGACAATGCCGTGAAGCGCTTCAATGTGAAACCTCGCTTAGCGATGCTTTCCTACTCCAACTTCGGTTCCAATGATGGCGACATCTCCGATAAAGTTAGAGAGGCTGTACGCATTTTGCACAAAGAGCACCCAGAGATGATTGTTGATGGCGAGATCCAAGCGAACTTTGCTCTTAACAAAAACTTGCTATCGGATAACTTCCCGTTCTCTACGTTGAATGGTGAGCCAGCAAATACGTTGGTATTCCCGAACTTGGAATCAGGAAACATTTCCTACAAGTTATTGCAGGAAGTGGGCAACGCCGAAGCGGTAGGTCCGATCCTTTTGGGTATGAACAAACCGGTTCACGTATTGCAATTGGACAGTTCGGTTCGCGAAATTGTCAATATGGTTACCATTGCGGTGGTTGATGCGATTGAGCATCAAAACAATAATCAATAAGTCGCAACATACGTATGTACGAATATTTTAAAGGAAAACTTGTTTTCAAAGCCCCTACCCACGTCATTCTAGAAGTGGGTGGGATAGGTTATTACCTGCATATTTCATTGACTACTTACAGTCAGATCAAGGATCAAGAGGAGTGCAAGCTTTTTGCTTCCTTTCAGGTACGCGAAGATTCGCAGACCCTCTTTGGCTTTGCCACAGAAGCGGAGCGCCATCTTTTCCACCACTTGATTTCTGTATCTGGAATCGGTCCGAATACAGGTCGGATGATGTTATCGTCCATCACACCGGAGGAGATTCAATCGGCTATCGTCAATGGACAGGTGGCTGTGATCCAAAAGATCAAGGGTATCGGTCCGAAGACGGCACAACGCGTCATTCTTGAATTACAGGATAAACTGAAGAAACAAGGTCCGGATGCGTTGATTCCATTGGTGGTGAGCAAGCCGTCATCTTCCGAGGAGGCATTGACAGCACTTGTGATGTTGGGATTTCCAAAGCCTGCGGCAGAAAAAGCCTTGCAGGCCATTCTTGCAACAGAACCTGAAGCCAATGTGGAGCAACTGATCAAAGCCGCTTTAAAACGTTTGTAAAGAAAATAGTCCGCACTAGCGAGCGGTATAGCCCATCACTTCAACAGTGATGGGCTTATTTTTTTATCGACCTGCAATAAAAATGGTTTCCTTATATTTGTAGAAATTTAAAGGAGCAGAAAAATGGCAGAAGATTTAGCAATTCATTCGGGGAGCAAGGAAGAACAGTACATCGCGTTGATCCCGCAGATTCAAGCATTAATTGCTGGCGAAACCAATTTGATTTCCAATCTGGCAAACATCAGTGCCGCACTGAAAGAACAGTTTAATTTTTTCTGGGTTGGCTTCTACCTGATTGATGGTGAGGAATTGGTTTTGGGTCCATTCCAAGGACCGGTTGCCTGTACCCGGATTGCCTACAACCGCGGTGTCTGTGGAACAGCTTGGGCAAAAGAAGAAACCCTGATTGTGCCTGATGTGGAAGAATTCCCAGGTCATATCGCTTGCAGCTCCTTATCTAAATCGGAGATTGTGGTACCGCTCTTTTTACAGGACAAGTGTGTGGGGGTATTGGATGTGGATAGTGCAGCATTGAACACATTCGATGAAATTGATGAAAAATACCTGAAAGAGATCTTAAGGCTTCTCACCATAGCTTAATTTTAATATCTTTGCTGACCAAGCACACAAACTATTAGCCGAGATGTCAAGTCCAAGGACCCTATCTGTTTTCAATTTTATTATTGTAGCCCTCAACCTTTTGTGGATTGCACTGGTAGAGAATGGCTACATTTATTCCTATTCATTCTCCGATACCATTGCCCAATATCCAACGTATATTACACCGGCAAAATTTGCGTATAAGATCTGGACATTCATCGCTTTCGTTATGGTTTTGGCCAGTTACTCCATGTTTTATGGTACGCAAAAGGCACACCCCAACAAAAACACCATCCTGAAGGTAGTAAAAATTGATTTCTGGCTGATCCTCAATCAACTTGCTGTAGGAATCAGTATGTCCCTGAAACACAATGATAATTTCAGGTGGTCGCTTCTTTTTACCGGCATTGCCCTAATCAGTATTATGGTGGTGAATAACAAGATCCAAATCCAACGGCTAACATCCAATTCCTTTACGCGGTATTTCATTCGCTTAGCTTTTGGCTTGTATACGGGTTGGTTGATGTATGTTTTTGCGTTTAACCTCGCGGTGATTTTTGAAAAATGGGGATTTGGAATTCCTCCTGCAGGTCAATTCTACGTGGATGTTATCTTACTCCTTATCGTTTCCGTGGCTATGTTGAGCTATTCCTACCTGAAATGCTTACCCATGGTTTCTGTTGTGTTAACCTGGGCAGCGTACGGTGCCTATTATCAAGGCCAATTGCGTCCTCGAGCAGAATCCGAGCAAGTTGGGTACCTCCTTATTGCGCTCATCGTCATCTCCGTCGTCGTGGCCATCCTCACCTACATGCGCTGCAACAAGAACAGAGTTTCTAAACCAATGGAATTAATCGAGGATTAATTCCCAGATTTTGATCACTTTGTCATCTCCCGCAGTGAACAAGTACTGCTGATCCCAAACGATTGTATTGATGGAGAGCTGATGGCTATCGAATCCTCGATCTCGGGAAATGTTCTTCACCAAGGTCAAGTCTTCGGGTTTCCATAGCTTCCAGGTTTTATCCCGACTAGCTGTGGCAATCCATGGGTAATCTGGATTGTTGGAAATACCGTACACCGTAAACATATGAGGGGTCACTTCCTTCATAAGTGAAAGATCACTTCCGCGTAGTTTATATAGCTTGGCATCTCGACCACCGGTGAATAAAGCATCCTGGTGAAACAGGAGACTGGTGACAGGCATATCGTGTATTTTCTCTTTGGCGATCTGATGGAAGTCCGACGCGGAATGCACATGTACTTCGCCAAACTTATCCCCAAAGGCAATCTTATCTTCCGTAGGATGTACCGCAATAACGCGTACTGTTGTATCCGCTATTTTAAAGCGATACAGGAGCTCAAAACTGTCCAATTGATATACATAGGCATAGCCCTCTTCGCCGATCGCTATGAGCTCATTCTTCCCCGGGATGACCTGCATGGAAAATACAGCGCCCTGTTCAACCTTAAAATTCGCTTTTAAGGTCAATGTTTGGGTATCCACCACCAAGATTTGCCCAGAGCGCATACCAATTGCCAGAAGATCCGTTCCGGGAATAACCAATAAACAATATACCGAAGAACCTACTTTGCAAAGGATGCGCTTAAAGGAATTGCTTTCCAAATCCCATTCCACAACACCCTTATCATTCCCGCCACTGTATAAGGTTTTGGAATCTGCAGAAACGGCTAAGGCGAATATGGGGTTTTGATGACCAGCTAATGTCGCTTTTAGGTTGATGTCAATGTTTTTATAGTCCATGTACACGCAAAGATAACGCTTGGGGATGTAAAATATAAATCCCCGTCATTTTCATGACAGGGATTTTATGCTTGTTGCCAATTCTTTTATTGGTGTCTGCTTTCCAAATTCTTTGCTATCGTTTCCAGACTCATGCCTTTTTCCTTTAGCAGTACGATCAGGTGGAATAGTAGATCGGAAGTTTCATTGATAAAGTCGGTATCCGTTTCCGTAAGTGCGGCAATGACTGTTTCCACGGCCTCCTCACCTACTTTTTGAGCAATCTTGTTGATCCCTCTGCCGCGCAATCTATTCACGTAGGACTCCTCATTTGGAAAGTCGATGCGATGCTGCACGATCCTTTCCAGTTGGAGCAGGAAGTTCTGGTTGAATTCCGTTTTAAAACAGCTACGTGATCCGGTATGGCAGGTTGGTCCTACAGGATCGACCAAAATCAAGATCGTATCCTGATCACAATCGATGTGCATACTTTTTACATGCAAGAAATTTCCACTTTCTTCACCCTTTGTCCAAAGTCTGCCTTTGCTGCGGGAAAAGAAGGTTACCTTCTGTTCCGCTTGTGTTTTCTCCCACGCTTCCTGGTTCATGTACCCAAGCATCAATACCTCTAGGGTCTGATAGTCTTGGATAATCACCGGGACAAGGCCTGCGCCTTTATTGAAATCAATCGTCATGATCTGTTAATTATGAACGTCGAACGGGCACTCCGTTGACGTGTAGTGTTTCCTTTAATTCGGGGATTAAGATTTCCCCATAGTGAAATACCGATGCGGCCAGTGCGGCATCGACTTCCGCCTGTTGAAAGACATCCACGAAATGCTGCTGATTTCCCGCGCCGCCAGAGGCGATCAACGGTATGTGGATGCTGTCGTTTATTTTTTTCAGTAGGCCATTATCAAAGCCATTTTTGGTGCCATCGTGATCCATAGAGGTCAATAGAATCTCTCCTGCACCGCGATCCTCGGCTTCTTTCACCCAATTTTCCGTTTCGATGTCCGTTTGATCCCGGCCACCCCGCAGATGGACATAGTTCTTGCCATCCACCAATCGGGTATCCACCGCCAATACCACAAACTGCACACCAAATGCACGGGCCAGTTCCTCCAGTAATTTCGGATTGCGTACCGCAGCGGAATTAATGGATATCTTATCCGCTCCTGCGTTCAAGAGCACATCCGCGTCGGCTAGTTCATTGATCCCTCCACCAATGGTAAAGGGGATATTGATCTGCCGCGCAACGGCCTTCACCAGGTCAACTGTGGTCTTTCTGCGTTCATGCGTTGCTGTAATATCCAGAAATACCAGTTCATCGGCCCCTTGCTGGGAATATTGCCAAGCCAATTCCACTGGGTCACCGGCGTCCTTTAGGTCTACAAAGTTAACCCCTTTGACCGTCCGGCCATCCTTGACATCCAAACATGGAATGATCCGTTTTGCCAGCATCTTAGAAACTGATAAGGGCTTTAAGGTTCCAATCTTTGATCTCTTCGATCGTAATGTGATTTTCGTAAATGGCTTTACCAACCACTACGGATTCCATCTTGCCCAATTTGTTCAAGGCTTCGATATCACCCATCGAGCTGATCCCGCCAGAACCGATCAATTTGATAATTGGCGAATGATCCAATAACTTCTGATACAGCTCAACACCGGCACCGCCCAATTTGCCATCCTTGCTGATATCGGTACAAAGGAAACGGTAAAAACCTAGGCTTAGACATTTGTCAATGTATTCGATCAATTTAATCGGCGAGCTTTCCAGCCAACCGGAATATTTGATCACCTCATCCAACACATCGATGGCAATCACGATATGATCGGCATATTTCACGCGACCTTCGTTCAATTTGCTCAACTCTTCCAA is a genomic window containing:
- a CDS encoding alpha-L-fucosidase, coding for MKKILALSLLLLFVTLGMAQKKEQWLEDDRFGMFIHWGLYSATEGIWKGERLRHPNNYAEWIRYRNRIGEAEYGELAKRFDWERINPEEWVLLAKKAGMKYIIITSKHHDGVALWDTKVGTYSLPKLSGTNRDVIKEIAEACKKHDIKLCFYYSHWIDWQHPYGWSHNQEVTGRVSDAQYDQYWQEKVIPQVRELLTNYGDIAMMWFDMWIPYQQSIIKKEQLDQLANMIHELQPNCLINSRLGLPIQNEHVDFETLGDNQFGAAYTDYVWETPGTIAHSWGYNALENEWKSTNQLFQSLINNVSLNGSYTLNIGPRADGTVPYEGVQRLEEMGKWLKTYGEAVYENNGLPIRFSQHDWGKMTLNKKDGAVYLHVYNWPLDKTLRVTGLASKPKKIEVLTPAGKQEVKFEQHGPILHVHVPTEQPDPYVSVLKVTFPELKLDSETVAESSFGGFALNAKNNLSKNLVFKAFDGTKPDHFELKSTDRPQWKVFIPEAGTYTIATSMHNGTGKTVAIDLIIDGKTYAAQVAPNGKVTVEPNENWYVEEFLDVPMGSFEVEQPKSLNVEFRSSAPILFNRIWLEKK
- a CDS encoding aminopeptidase P family protein; the encoded protein is MNYIEKLASIRQLMKEKGVDAYIIPSSDPHISEYLPDRYKCIKWTSGFTGSAGTLVITEDFAGLWTDARYFVQANEQLAGSGFELVKLQVQGKAEYVTWLGKKLEKGNTVAFDGNLAAVAVAQTVQQELEPLGIQVDGHLDLLDPIWEGRPALPTEPAYLIGVETTGESTADKIKRIKTQMQDKRVEAHFVSSLDDLAWILNIRGNDVHCNPVVLGFLLITTDKNTLYIQSGKLAEADVASLKQSGVEVADYEKAFEVVQTISANRILLDPKRTCFAIYDAVPANVDIVEDMNPSTWFKSMKNEVEVAHTRNAMVKDGVALTKFFKWLEENVKTGELSEISIAEKLQGIRAASEGFVDISFDTIAGYKEHGALPHYKATDDSNSTLLQEGLLLVDSGGQYKDGTTDITRVVSLGNITDAERQDYTIVLKGTIEGSQAIFPKGTKGYSIDAITRRPIWETLRNYGHGTGHGVGFFLNVHEGPQVFNMAAVDIPVEPGMISSIEPGLYREGEYGIRIENLVLSKVIDSNQFGEFMDFETLTICYIATDLVDKSLLEEKHINWLNDYNAWVFEKLSPSLSAEEQAWLKEKTAAI
- the dacB gene encoding D-alanyl-D-alanine carboxypeptidase/D-alanyl-D-alanine endopeptidase is translated as MRRFFSFFYFVAFISLTSIETTVAQEVKSKVETAFATFSKHPSIQHGTASLTVLNSKTGEVVYAKNDLQGLATASTLKVITSITALDLLGSDFQFETKLDYTGQIDSLGTLHGNLIVSGFGDPTLGSDRYAETKADVILAKWVAAIKNLGIKEIKGMLIADDKLYNGYDVPNTWMWGDIGNYYGAGISSLNWKENKTGINFIVGRPGQAARMQPTEQLPFYTLINEVKTGAAGSGDKVYGYSGPYAKKVVLRGTYGSDLKKTIEISVPDPALHLGYDLMKALAQDSIVLTDSVTTAKRLMNIDSLVLMEGQRVNIVSHKSPRLAEVVHWFNQKSINLYGEALLKLIGGISANNFDTEESAELISKYWQNKLTIPPSAIHTFDGSGLSPQNRVTTAAMGKIMHYAKSRPWFADFYKSLPTINKTSMKSGTIGGVLGYTGYQKAADGQEYTFSLLVNNYHGPASQMRQRMFRLLDVLK
- a CDS encoding NADP-dependent malic enzyme; this encodes MSNINRKKDALNYHAMGRPGKIAVVPTKPHSSQRDLSLAYSPGVAEPCLAIAENNEDAYKYTAKGNLVAVISNGTAVLGLGDIGAQAGKPVMEGKGLLFKIFADIDVFDIELDTKNVDDFVKIVKALEPTFGGVNLEDIKAPECFEIERRLKAEMNIPVMHDDQHGTAIISGAALINACELQGKNIAEVKIVVNGAGAAAISCTAMYVAVGARKENIVMLDSKGVIRQDRDTLDPTKAEWATDRDIHTLADAVKDSDVFIGLSAADVLTPEMLKTMAPKPIVLAMANPNPEIAYELAVETRDDIIMGTGRSDFPNQVNNVLGFPYIFRGALDVRSTAINEEMKIAAVKAIAELAKQPVPEEVNIAYNTNNLRFGVDYVIPKPTDPRLITEVSVAVAKAAIASGVARIVIEDWDAYRDELRKRLGKDDRLIRTITAKAKSNPKRVVFAEADNYKTLRAAQIVKEEGIAFPILLGNQDKINGLIQEYGFELDGVEIIDPQNEIKTDRFAKYADHLYQKRARRGVNKLDSRKLMTNRNYFAASMVEFGDADTLISGLTRNYASTIRPALQVIGAKPGSRVAGMYIMLTSQGPLFFGDTTVNANPTAQELADISVLLDNAVKRFNVKPRLAMLSYSNFGSNDGDISDKVREAVRILHKEHPEMIVDGEIQANFALNKNLLSDNFPFSTLNGEPANTLVFPNLESGNISYKLLQEVGNAEAVGPILLGMNKPVHVLQLDSSVREIVNMVTIAVVDAIEHQNNNQ
- the ruvA gene encoding Holliday junction branch migration protein RuvA, with translation MYEYFKGKLVFKAPTHVILEVGGIGYYLHISLTTYSQIKDQEECKLFASFQVREDSQTLFGFATEAERHLFHHLISVSGIGPNTGRMMLSSITPEEIQSAIVNGQVAVIQKIKGIGPKTAQRVILELQDKLKKQGPDALIPLVVSKPSSSEEALTALVMLGFPKPAAEKALQAILATEPEANVEQLIKAALKRL
- a CDS encoding GAF domain-containing protein, producing the protein MAEDLAIHSGSKEEQYIALIPQIQALIAGETNLISNLANISAALKEQFNFFWVGFYLIDGEELVLGPFQGPVACTRIAYNRGVCGTAWAKEETLIVPDVEEFPGHIACSSLSKSEIVVPLFLQDKCVGVLDVDSAALNTFDEIDEKYLKEILRLLTIA
- a CDS encoding WD40 repeat domain-containing protein, whose translation is MDYKNIDINLKATLAGHQNPIFALAVSADSKTLYSGGNDKGVVEWDLESNSFKRILCKVGSSVYCLLVIPGTDLLAIGMRSGQILVVDTQTLTLKANFKVEQGAVFSMQVIPGKNELIAIGEEGYAYVYQLDSFELLYRFKIADTTVRVIAVHPTEDKIAFGDKFGEVHVHSASDFHQIAKEKIHDMPVTSLLFHQDALFTGGRDAKLYKLRGSDLSLMKEVTPHMFTVYGISNNPDYPWIATASRDKTWKLWKPEDLTLVKNISRDRGFDSHQLSINTIVWDQQYLFTAGDDKVIKIWELILD